The Thermocrinis ruber genome has a window encoding:
- the flgB gene encoding flagellar basal body rod protein FlgB, with product MDIFKGIDKVLPHLNFAWKRHKVILSNIANADTPNYRAKDVVMEEESVGKLKITREKHISPKSGEVFRVIEIQRRLVGNDFNNVSLEEEMAKLTQNRIAYEAYMRMIRGSVDKLNNIIKEGRQ from the coding sequence ATGGATATTTTTAAGGGCATTGACAAGGTCCTGCCACACCTGAACTTTGCATGGAAAAGGCATAAGGTGATCCTGAGCAACATAGCCAACGCAGACACACCCAACTACAGGGCAAAGGACGTGGTCATGGAGGAAGAAAGCGTAGGCAAGCTAAAAATCACGAGGGAAAAGCATATAAGCCCCAAAAGTGGAGAGGTGTTTAGGGTAATAGAGATTCAAAGAAGGCTCGTGGGTAATGATTTTAACAATGTTAGTCTTGAGGAGGAGATGGCAAAGCTCACCCAAAACAGGATCGCTTACGAAGCATACATGAGGATGATAAGGGGTAGTGTGGATAAGCTAAACAACATAATAAAGGAGGGTAGGCAATGA
- the flgC gene encoding flagellar basal body rod protein FlgC, translating to MNDLFRAFSISASGMYAQRVRMNVIASNLANYESYRANGEPFRKLEVVFQALEDPKNLSKGEVPVRVVEIRESNEPFRLVYDPTNPRANQEGYVQKPNVELVKEMVDMITAVRSYEANLNAFSATKEIAQRTLELWR from the coding sequence ATGAACGATCTTTTCCGGGCCTTTAGCATATCCGCCAGCGGTATGTATGCCCAGAGGGTGAGGATGAACGTGATAGCTTCCAACTTGGCAAACTACGAATCTTACAGGGCAAACGGGGAACCCTTCAGAAAGCTGGAGGTTGTTTTTCAAGCCCTTGAGGATCCAAAAAATCTATCCAAGGGAGAGGTGCCCGTAAGGGTGGTGGAAATCCGAGAATCCAACGAGCCCTTTAGATTGGTCTACGACCCTACAAACCCAAGGGCAAACCAGGAAGGCTATGTACAAAAGCCCAACGTGGAGCTTGTAAAGGAAATGGTGGACATGATAACCGCAGTTAGAAGTTATGAGGCAAACCTAAACGCCTTTTCAGCCACCAAGGAAATAGCCCAGAGGACCTTAGAGCTATGGAGATAA
- the fliE gene encoding flagellar hook-basal body complex protein FliE: MEIRPINLTISPEREKIKASSSSFLDELSKFIHWVNQEQQKAEAIKDAVLKGADIPLHQMVVEFEKASIALNLLIQVRNKLVEAFQELNRMQV; encoded by the coding sequence ATGGAGATAAGGCCTATAAATCTCACGATCAGCCCAGAGAGAGAAAAGATAAAGGCAAGCTCCTCCAGCTTTCTGGACGAACTTTCCAAGTTCATTCACTGGGTAAATCAGGAACAGCAGAAGGCTGAAGCTATAAAGGATGCGGTGCTAAAAGGTGCGGACATACCCCTGCATCAAATGGTGGTAGAGTTTGAAAAGGCGAGCATTGCCCTGAACCTGCTCATCCAGGTCAGGAACAAGCTGGTGGAAGCCTTCCAAGAGTTAAACAGGATGCAGGTTTAA
- the fliF gene encoding flagellar basal-body MS-ring/collar protein FliF, protein MAWQDTLNQLKEKFLSLSTSQKALVIGVPLAVLTLLSLLLFYAGKPNYVVLYGGLSGEDLNAVLFELDKEGIKYKLSPDGSTIFVPEDKARDLRLKLAAKGIPSKGIVGYEVFDKGSFGVSDFQNQVNFKRAVEGELAKTIMRIEGVDYAKVNIGMPEKSIFLREEDEPTASVLIRLKPGHELSPEQVKAIRNLVALSVPRLSPKNVVVVDDKGRDLTALLEEDEILKDKELKLKAEFEKNL, encoded by the coding sequence ATGGCTTGGCAAGACACCCTGAACCAGTTGAAGGAAAAGTTTCTCTCCCTTAGCACTTCCCAAAAGGCTCTCGTTATTGGTGTGCCCCTTGCGGTTTTGACCCTACTTTCTTTACTCCTTTTCTACGCGGGAAAGCCCAACTATGTGGTCCTCTACGGAGGATTAAGCGGTGAGGATCTGAACGCAGTTCTTTTTGAGCTGGATAAAGAGGGCATTAAATACAAGCTGAGCCCAGATGGTTCCACCATCTTTGTGCCAGAGGACAAGGCAAGAGACCTGAGGCTAAAACTTGCTGCCAAGGGAATTCCAAGCAAAGGCATAGTAGGCTATGAAGTCTTTGATAAGGGAAGTTTTGGTGTCTCGGACTTTCAAAATCAGGTGAATTTCAAGCGGGCGGTGGAAGGAGAGTTGGCAAAAACCATAATGAGAATTGAAGGGGTGGATTACGCAAAGGTAAACATTGGCATGCCAGAAAAGTCCATATTCTTGAGGGAAGAGGACGAGCCCACTGCCAGCGTTTTAATAAGGTTAAAGCCCGGACATGAGCTGTCGCCCGAGCAGGTGAAGGCAATAAGGAACTTGGTTGCCCTGAGCGTCCCAAGACTGAGCCCAAAGAATGTGGTTGTGGTGGATGACAAAGGGCGAGACCTTACCGCATTGCTTGAAGAGGATGAGATTTTAAAGGATAAAGAACTCAAGCTAAAGGCGGAGTTTGAGAAGAACCTTTAG